The Drosophila teissieri strain GT53w chromosome X, Prin_Dtei_1.1, whole genome shotgun sequence genome has a segment encoding these proteins:
- the LOC122624898 gene encoding uncharacterized protein LOC122624898 has product MAHSKVILKILFSLCVWSFVIIGLFKMHGTNLVPQEYQQVPLNGRILLQKDIRYAETTSTTTDHFDPSEILVDNRTAMDDDQLVRDVESRIPSLPIAYWSKNKNFLQQKSSTCAKYPSIFELEFNNIYWQTLRTSNGTFQLFGAYYDIRRTSLLGPTVRILGMIDRIEPKVKTYCQFWFDGQKEPFIVKTFEYKYIWYNKWGNYKQGIYQPYLIACQIPKPFHGVVPSSVSMVEKECDTATNNLRVIYNRPPDDQKKGFAVCVKGLDFLYDDLSVRLIEWIEMLNILGADKIYFYNLQVHPNITKVLSHYEQEGKVQVIPLTLPGGQPNVPGFQHLYLTKKTNHKRQNEVIPYNDCLYKNLYLYDYIALLDIDEVIMPKGGAVLWSELMDKVRPESRKIKPDGFHSYNFRNVYFLDDQQHEHGWHKDIPKYMHMLQHVHRAKNYTKPNQYVKCFHDPERVLTLHNHFPLSCLGGVCKSYPVDTKDAQLQHYRADCVKTLKKSCEEYREHSVEDKTIWKYKDELIRRTIKALDTLGFFRRQGLNSASGSGSSSSGLGGGATTHSTER; this is encoded by the exons ATGGCTCACTCCAAGGTGATCCTAAAGATCCTGTTCTCGCTGTGCGTCTGGTCCTTCGTCATCATAGGACTGTTCAAGATGCACGGCACGAATCTGGTGCCGCAGGAGTACCAGCAGGTGCCACTCAACGGACGCATCCTGCTGCAGAAGGACATTCGCTACGCGGAAACCACCTCCACGACCACGGATCACTTCGATCCCAGCGAGATACTGGTGGACAATCGAACAG CCATGGACGACGACCAGTTGGTCCGAGACGTGGAGTCGCGCATCCCCTCCCTGCCGATCGCCTACTGGAGCAAGAACAAGAACTTCCTGCAGCAGAAGTCGTCCACCTGCGCGAAGTACCCCTCCATTTTCGAGCTGGAGTTCAACAACATCTACTGGCAGACGCTGCGCACCTCGAACGGAACGTTCCAGCTCTTTGGGGCCTACTACGACATCCGGCGCACCTCGCTGCTGGGACCCACTGTGCGGATCCTGGGAATGATCGATAGGATTGAGCCCAAGGTGAAGACGTACTGCCAGTTCTGGTTCGACGGCCAGAAGGAGCCGTTCATCGTGAAAACGTTCGAGTACAAGTACATCTGGTACAACAAGTGGGGCAACTACAAGCAGGGCATCTACCAGCCATATCTGATCGCCTGCCAGATTCCCAAGCCCTTCCACGGCGTGGTGCCCAGCTCCGTGTCGATGGTGGAGAAGGAGTGCGACACGGCCACCAACAATCTGCGGGTCATCTACAACCGACCGCCCGACGACCAGAAGAAGGGATTTGCTGTCTGCGTGAAGGGATTGGACTTCCTCTACGACGACCTGAGTGTGCGGCTGATCGAGTGGATCGAAATGCTCAACATCCTGGGGGCAGACAAGATCTACTTCTACAATCTTCAG GTGCATCCCAACATCACCAAGGTGCTCAGTCACTACGAACAGGAGGGCAAGGTGCAAGTGATCCCGCTGACCCTGCCGGGCGGACAGCCGAACGTGCCCGGATTCCAGCACCTTTACCTCACCAAAAAGACGAACCACAAGCGCCAGAACGAGGTGATCCCATACAACGACTGCCTGTACAAAAACCTCTATCTCTACGACTACATCGCACTGCTGGACATCGACGAGGTGATCATGCCCAAGGGCGGTGCGGTCCTGTGGTCCGAGCTGATGGACAAGGTGCGTCCAGAGTCGCGCAAAATCAAGCCGGACGGATTCCACAGCTACAACTTCCGCAACGTGTACTTCTTGGACGACCAGCAGCACGAACACGGCTGGCACAAGGACATACCCAAGTACATGCACATGCTGCAGCACGTCCATCGTGCGAAGAACTACACCAAGCCGAACCAGTATGTCAAGTGCTTCCACGATCCGGAGCGCGTGCTCACCCTCCACAATCACTTTCCGCTGAGCTGCTTGGGCGGCGTCTGCAAGTCCTATCCTGTGGACACCAAGGACGCCCAGCTGCAGCACTATCGGGCGGACTGCGTCAAGACGCTGAAGAAGAGCTGCGAGGAGTACCGGGAGCACTCGGTCGAGGACAAGACCATTTGGAAATACAAGGACGAGCTTATCCGACGCACCATTAAGGCGCTGGACACCCTGGGCTTCTTTCGCCGCCAGGGCTTGAATTCCGCTTCCGGCTcggggagcagcagcagcggcttGGGCGGTggagccaccacccactccacgGAGCGGTGA